The proteins below come from a single Gimesia alba genomic window:
- a CDS encoding MazG nucleotide pyrophosphohydrolase domain-containing protein: MFFEKDQSRGIEGTFMWFMEEVGELSSALRDNNDRENLAEEFADVLAWLATMANVAGIDLEQAVTRKYVQGCPRCHQTVCTCDIARKP, encoded by the coding sequence ATGTTCTTCGAAAAAGATCAGTCTCGGGGAATCGAAGGCACATTTATGTGGTTTATGGAAGAAGTGGGTGAACTGTCGTCCGCACTGCGGGATAATAATGACCGGGAGAATCTGGCTGAAGAATTTGCTGATGTTTTGGCCTGGTTGGCCACAATGGCGAATGTCGCCGGCATTGATCTGGAACAGGCAGTTACCCGAAAATATGTTCAAGGGTGCCCGCGCTGCCATCAGACCGTCTGTACCTGTGACATTGCCCGCAAACCTTGA
- a CDS encoding MotA/TolQ/ExbB proton channel family protein codes for MNYSLAPILNAAGIAIYVALGLTALYGVFCVILLVRQISQKRFLTQNAANEFLDQIHEDIEKKDYESVVNLCDSPPYWSKAVPQLILVAMANMERPAKKLRQMLAEKFERDILAELEYRVSWISTIVKSAPMLGLLGTVIGMINAFDKIGNMQESGGDPSQLAGEISFALFTTAAGLAVAIPLVMAGALIHVRIGKLQDSVQEHTGEFLDILEASRKS; via the coding sequence ATGAATTACTCACTCGCTCCTATCTTAAACGCTGCCGGAATCGCCATCTATGTTGCCTTAGGGTTAACCGCATTGTACGGCGTCTTTTGTGTGATCCTGCTGGTCAGACAGATCTCCCAAAAACGGTTTTTGACACAAAATGCAGCCAATGAATTCCTGGACCAGATCCATGAAGACATTGAGAAAAAAGATTATGAATCGGTTGTCAACCTTTGTGATTCCCCCCCTTACTGGAGCAAGGCAGTACCACAATTGATCCTGGTCGCAATGGCCAATATGGAACGCCCGGCGAAAAAACTCAGACAGATGCTCGCTGAAAAGTTTGAACGGGACATTTTAGCTGAGCTTGAATATCGAGTGTCCTGGATCAGCACGATTGTTAAAAGTGCGCCGATGTTGGGACTATTGGGGACTGTGATCGGGATGATCAACGCTTTTGACAAAATCGGAAACATGCAGGAATCGGGCGGCGATCCCAGCCAACTGGCCGGCGAAATCAGTTTTGCTTTATTCACCACAGCTGCAGGTCTGGCGGTAGCGATCCCTCTGGTGATGGCTGGTGCTTTAATACACGTTCGCATTGGAAAACTGCAAGATTCGGTTCAAGAACATACGGGAGAGTTTCTGGATATTCTGGAAGCCTCGCGCAAGTCATGA
- a CDS encoding ExbD/TolR family protein, protein MAQNKSLFNTDDDGWKKKSTTGGGGDDLDITPMIDVTFLLLIFFMVTSTMQATQDSDVPVARHGVGVDTRGSSIVLVHNDGNGLNGTSVVEFKEAGNAVEVTLEELTARIRERVQGGVMDVIIKADRGVPHGFVQEVTRAVTEVDGVKFYIGIEEKKKN, encoded by the coding sequence ATGGCTCAAAATAAATCATTATTCAATACAGACGATGATGGCTGGAAAAAAAAGTCCACAACAGGTGGAGGGGGTGACGATCTGGACATCACTCCAATGATTGACGTCACCTTTCTGTTGCTTATTTTTTTCATGGTGACATCCACCATGCAGGCCACACAGGATTCCGACGTTCCCGTCGCCCGACACGGTGTTGGCGTGGATACTCGCGGATCATCTATCGTTCTGGTGCATAATGATGGCAATGGACTGAATGGAACGAGTGTTGTGGAATTCAAAGAAGCGGGCAATGCGGTCGAAGTCACGCTGGAAGAACTGACAGCACGCATCCGAGAACGAGTTCAGGGTGGTGTGATGGATGTGATTATTAAAGCAGATCGGGGTGTACCTCATGGATTTGTTCAAGAGGTTACCCGGGCTGTGACCGAAGTCGACGGCGTTAAATTTTATATCGGAATTGAAGAGAAGAAAAAGAATTAA